The following are encoded together in the Lactuca sativa cultivar Salinas chromosome 1, Lsat_Salinas_v11, whole genome shotgun sequence genome:
- the LOC111876193 gene encoding uncharacterized protein LOC111876193 — translation MKVLVTGASGYLGGRLCHALLRHGHSVRAFVRRTSDLSSLPTLSDGVPLELAYGDVTDYSSLLAACSGCQVVFHAAALVEPWLPDPSKFVSVNVGGLKNVIRTYKETDVIEKIIYTSSFFALGSTDGYTADESQMHSAKLFCTEYEKSKAVADKIALEAANEGVPIVAVYPGVIYGPGKVTAGNVVARLIVERFNGRLPGYIGHGSDKFSFSHVDDVVDGHILALDKGKPGERYLLTGENASFMHVFDIAATITNTKRPFFNIPLFLINLYGWVSVVFCKITGKLPLISPPTVRVLSHEWAYSCEKAKRELGYKPRSLKEGLEEVLPWLKDLGDIKY, via the exons ATGAAAGTGTTGGTGACAGGTGCTTCAGGTTACTTAGGTGGAAGACTCTGCCATGCGCTCCTCCGTCATGGCCACTCCGTTCGGGCGTTCGTCCGTCGCACCAGTGATCTCTCCTCCCTTCCTACTCTTTCCGACGGCGTACCTCTAGAACTTGCCTATGGTGACGTTACGGACTATTCGTCACTTCTCGCAGCTTGCTCCGGCTGCCAGGTGGTTTTCCACGCCGCTGCTCTAGTGGAACCATGGCTTCCAGATCCTTCCAAATTTGTCTCT GTCAATGTTGGAGGGTTGAAGAACGTAATTCGCACGTATAAGGAAACGGATGTGATAGAGAAGATCATTTATACCTCATCATTTTTCGCGCTAGGGTCAACCGACGGATATACTGCCGATGAAAGTCAA ATGCATTCAGCCAAGTTATTCTGTACTGAATACGAGAAATCAAAGGCTGTAGCTGATAAGATTGCTCTAGAAGCTGCAAATGAAGGGGTACCTATTGTGGCTGTTTATCCTGGAGTTATATATGGACCTGGTAAAGTCACTGCTGGGAATGTGGTGGCCCGATTG ATTGTAGAACGATTTAATGGACGATTACCTGGGTATATAGGTCATGGAAGTGATAAGTTCTCTTTTAGTCATGTAGATGATGTGGTAGATGGCCATATTTTGGCTTTAGACAAAGGCAAACCAGGTGAAAGATACCTTCTTACAGGAGAAAATGCATCATTCATGCATGTTTTTGATATTGCTGCAACTATAACCAACACAAAAAGACCTTTTTTCAACATTCCATTGTTCCTCATCAATCTTTATGGTTGGGTATCCGTGGTGTTCTGTAAAATCACCGGAAAACTTCCACTCATCAGCCCCCCG ACTGTGCGTGTTTTGAGTCATGAGTGGGCTTATTCGTGTGAGAAGGCGAAGAGAGAACTTGGGTACAAGCCGAGAAGTTTGAAAGAAGGTCTAGAAGAGGTTCTTCCTTGGTTGAAGGACTTAGGCGATATTAAATACTAA
- the LOC111876192 gene encoding B3 domain-containing protein Os06g0194400, with amino-acid sequence MVVSKKNYEDLRKQRLEENKKRMEELHLPQLTQALKTAHSPTPSPMKRTKPRVIGTEMVEVRRSSRVAHLPAPVYKEIVVYERVELPRSGRRYSYSRRDLGNRVYASDEARDYAINKAEELEAKLEGGHPSFVKPMLQSHTTGGFWLGLPTHFCRKSLPRTDCTVTLIDEEGEEFPTVYLAHKGGLSGGWRGFSIHHQLVDGDALVFHRIQPTVFKVYIIRCKDYDEEGENLEA; translated from the exons ATGGTGGTCTCAAAGAAAAACTATGAGGATTTGCGTAAGCAAAGGTTGGAGGAGAACAAGAAACGGATGGAAGAGCTTCATCTTCCTCAGCTCACTCAAGCTCTAAAAACCGCTCACTCCCCTACACCTTCTCCG ATGAAGCGCACAAAACCTCGTGTCATTGGAACAGAAATGGTGGAGGTCAGAAGGTCAAGTCGTGTTGCGCATCTTCCTGCCCCTGTTTACAAGGAAATC GTGGTTTATGAGCGAGTTGAGTTACCAAGAAG TGGAAGAAGGTATAGCTATTCACGAAGGGACTTGGGGAATCGTGTGTATGCATCTGATGAAGCTAGGGACTATGCAATAAACAAAGCCGAAGAACTTGAAGCTAAACTTGAAGGTGGTCATCCTTCATTTGTTAAACCCATGCTTCAATCACATACAACTGGTGGATTTTGGCTG GGTCTTCCAACTCATTTCTGCAGGAAAAGCCTACCAAGGACAGATTGCACTGTGACATTGATAGATGAAGAAGGTGAAGAGTTTCCAACTGTGTATTTGGCTCACAAAGGAGGCCTTAGTGGTGGATGGAGGGGTTTCTCCATTCATCATCAACTGGTAGATGGAGATGCACTTGTTTTCCATCGAATTCAACCTACTGTCTTTAAG GTGTATATTATAAGGTGCAAAGATTATGATGAAGAGGGTGAAAATTTGGAGGCTTAA